In Helianthus annuus cultivar XRQ/B chromosome 8, HanXRQr2.0-SUNRISE, whole genome shotgun sequence, a single genomic region encodes these proteins:
- the LOC110869735 gene encoding uncharacterized protein LOC110869735 gives MGQMSMLTPRGWICILFLAGQYTVQSDKFGSRLFLNQEIDEINELRKSLLVKQFEAGASSSQTILSSQSVFPVHQEFLIETPKRHVDEIIEIDTGMSCVVVATIKIVQQHYGWFYPACRDCNKKVLTKIEYLQYAKTISDEVMNLSPASLVCPKCDKECTSITIKFKVHLRVQDETGSVSFGMFDKDVMKLIGSTTNDIRERQVKLDDTETFPHEISRLVEKKLAFKIEISDYNLNHDYHVYIIQKVCDDPDIIAKLVGGDGNALEVADEVFSQEGSEIKVVQLSESSQMAGADISKDVVSVMADSSVVEAEKDSATSPNGKRSLQDVEGQNVGELSSNNKRSRRKPSRLNT, from the exons atGGGACAAATGAGCATGCtgaccccgcgcgg ttGGATATGTATATTGTTTCTTGCAGGTCAATATACTGTTCAGAGTGATAAGTTTGGAAGTCGTCTATTTCTCAACCAAGAAATTGATGAGATTAATGAACTTCGCAAGAG tcTTTTAGTGAAACAATTTGAAGCTGGTGCTTCTTCTTCTCAAACCATTCTTTCATCTCAGAGTGTGTTTCCAGTCCATCAAGAATTTCTAATTGAGACTCCTAAGAGACATGTTGATGAAATTATTGAGATTGATACT GGAATGTCATGTGTGGTAGTTGCAACGATTAAAATTGTTCAACAACACTATGGATGGTTTTATCCGGCATGTCGAGACTGTAACAAGAAGGTGTTGACCAAAATTGAGTACTTACAATATGCTAAAACCATTTCTGATGAGGTCATGAATCTGTCACCTGCTTCATTGGTTTGTCCGAAATGCGATAAAGAATGCACATCGATAACCATAAA GTTCAAAGTACATCTGAGAGTGCAAGATGAAACTGGCAGCGTTTCTTTTGGGATGTTTGATAAAGATGTAATGAAGCTTATTGGTTCAACTACGAATGATATAAGGGAACGCCAAGTGAAGCTTGATGATACTGAAACTTTTCCCCATGAAATATCACGGTTGGTTGAAAAGAAGTTGGCGTTTAAAATTGAAATTTCTGATTACAACCTTAACCATGACTACCACGTCTACATTATCCAAAAAGTATGTGATGATCCGGACATAATTGCTAAATTGGTTGGTGGTGATGGAAATGCTCTTGAGGTTGCTGATGAG GTGTTTAGTCAAGAAGGTTCAGAAATTAAAGTTGTTCAATTATCTGAATCCTCACAGATGGCCGGTGCTGATATTTCAAAG GATGTTGTATCTGTTATGGCCGACTCTTCCGTTGTCGAAGCTGAGAAGGATTCGGCCACCAGTCCTAATGGTAAACGTTCGTTGCAGGATGTGGAAGGTCAAAATGTTGGGGAACTCTCTTCTAACAACAAAAGGAGCCGGAGGAAGCCATCTAGGCTTAACACTTAG